The Candidatus Eisenbacteria bacterium DNA segment TTACGCTCTATGTGCTTGGTGTGGTGGTAGTGGGCAACGCATAATCACCAAACTTGGAGGTTTCATATGGCAAGACTTCCTAATAAGGCGATTGAGCGAATCGCTGCAGGGTTGAAACGTTTTCAGCCGATCCTTGCCGCAGCCAAATCTCGTGATGTCAACGAATCGGACACGGTGGTCATCGTTACTGATCTACTCCAGGACGTTTTTGGCTACGACAAGTATGCCGAGATCACTTCTGAACACATGATTCGCAGCACTTTTTGCGATCTAGCCGTCAAGCTAGGAGGCTCTTTAGCTTTCTTGATTGAGGTAAAGGCCATCGGTCTCGACCTGAAAGAGCAGTTCGTTCGCCAAGCTGTAGATTATGCCGCTAATCAAGGTGTGGAATGGGTCGCCCTCACAAACGGAGTGATATGGAAAGTCTACAGGGTTAGTTTCGTCAAGCCAATCGAGCATGAACTCGTGGTTGACATCGACCTACTGGCTGCGAATCCGCGGAACACAGAACACATCAGGCTGGTAGGACTACTAGCTAAAGAGGGTTGGCAGAAAGCTCAGCTTGGAGTATATCACTCCCAGAAACAAGCGCTCAGCCGGTTCACTCTCGGAGCCCTCATAGTTAGCGACCCGGTTCTTGATTTGCTGCGCCGCGAGATTCGTAGATTATCACCCAATGTGCGCATTGAGGCTGAAGAAATAAGGCGGGCTCTGGAGGGTGACGTCCTGAAACGAGATGTCCTTGAGGGAGACAAGGCAGATGCTGCAAGAAAGCATGTGGCGAAGTCCGCGGGGCGCACCCTTCGCGCCGCCAGATCCTCGTCTCCGAGCAAGGAATTTGAACCACAGGAAACCTCTGACTCGGAGGAAACAGCTGGTCGCGAGGAGTAAGGCACTGCTCAACCTTATAAGGAGAGCGGTGTTCTTGAGGCCGTGGAAACGAGAGAAGAACTCGTTAGATCCAGCTGAATCCAAAAGGAGTCTGTGAGAGACCAAAACCAGCCTGTTTCTTCGCCGTAGATCGAGTGCAGCTATAGTGAGTCGGGGGGTAGGGTAGAAGTAAGTTGAAAACGCAAGGAGACTTCTCATCGACATGAATGCGGTCTTATACATCAGAGTTTCCACAAAGGAACAAGCAGAACAGGGCTACTCTCTGTCTGCACAGGCCAGGTTGCTGATCGAATACGCTGAGAGAAAGGCTTTCAGAGTAACCAGGAAGTTTATGGTGCCAGAATCAGCGAGCGGGAAGCAGGAGCGGAAGACCTTCTTGGAGATGCTTGAATTTCTGAGATCTAACCCTGAGACTAAGTTAGTTTTATGCGAAAAGGTTGACAGAATCACTCGCAATTTCAAGGATGCAGTAAAACTTGACGATTGGCTAAACGAAGACGAGGCTAGACAGCTTCACTTCGTGAAGCAAAACCTTGTTATCCACAAGAACTCAAAGTCCTACGACAAGTTTCAATGGGACATCTATCTCGTGCTTGCAAGACAATACAGCAACAATCTGTCGGAAGAAGCAAGGAAAGGGCTGGAAGAAAAAGCAGTCCAGGGGTGGTATCCAGGCAACCACAAGAAAGGTTACAAGGCCATCGGCAGCGTTGGGCGTAAGACTTGGGTGATCGATTCTTCTCCGAATTCGGAAGCTCCTTTTGTTAGGAGAGCGTTTGAGCTCTACGATACAGGTGAGCACACCATAGATACCTTGAGAAGAAAACTCTTCGAAGAAGGCTGGAAGACCAAGGCTGGGACACCCATAAGCAAAACAGAAATGCACAACCTTCTCACAGATTGCTTCTACTGCGGGGAATTTGATTGGAAAGAAAAACACTTCCCTCAGGCAAGTCACCCACCTCTTATTTCGAAAGAACTCTTTTACAGTGTGCAGGAGCGCATAAGGCGGAAGCTCACTGGAAAATATAG contains these protein-coding regions:
- a CDS encoding type I restriction enzyme HsdR N-terminal domain-containing protein, whose product is MARLPNKAIERIAAGLKRFQPILAAAKSRDVNESDTVVIVTDLLQDVFGYDKYAEITSEHMIRSTFCDLAVKLGGSLAFLIEVKAIGLDLKEQFVRQAVDYAANQGVEWVALTNGVIWKVYRVSFVKPIEHELVVDIDLLAANPRNTEHIRLVGLLAKEGWQKAQLGVYHSQKQALSRFTLGALIVSDPVLDLLRREIRRLSPNVRIEAEEIRRALEGDVLKRDVLEGDKADAARKHVAKSAGRTLRAARSSSPSKEFEPQETSDSEETAGREE
- a CDS encoding recombinase family protein, coding for MNAVLYIRVSTKEQAEQGYSLSAQARLLIEYAERKAFRVTRKFMVPESASGKQERKTFLEMLEFLRSNPETKLVLCEKVDRITRNFKDAVKLDDWLNEDEARQLHFVKQNLVIHKNSKSYDKFQWDIYLVLARQYSNNLSEEARKGLEEKAVQGWYPGNHKKGYKAIGSVGRKTWVIDSSPNSEAPFVRRAFELYDTGEHTIDTLRRKLFEEGWKTKAGTPISKTEMHNLLTDCFYCGEFDWKEKHFPQASHPPLISKELFYSVQERIRRKLTGKYRKHDKFLFKDLIKCGECGRSVVAQVQKGHHYYRCTHYGTNCSQRGYVREEELEKQVICLLDGLEVKNTRIVDWIRKALKESHAQEAQYHDVALAELNRQFTIIQKRLDALYDDKLDGKITDAMYEKKFQQCSQEQDNILGATRRHKEANISYFELGANIFELSQKAR